A single genomic interval of Anopheles moucheti unplaced genomic scaffold, idAnoMoucSN_F20_07 scaffold_24_ctg1, whole genome shotgun sequence harbors:
- the LOC128309179 gene encoding uncharacterized protein LOC128309179: MDRALRGRTPSVDEPSAATKGKSGVSSSKRLTVPLTPVMEGVAVSGATSSSKYAAKLVTGCGGSPSSEVRRMISEAKLDNETLLTVVKKLEEQVSLLRVQLETAAEQARQDLREARLEARQREERLIADNLQLREELRKERELLTTLVAQSIGHNQPFVLQINIGKSRSAQDLALQRMREEGADVMLVTELYAVPANNGNWASDEQLKAAIVTSGQRFPIQRVRSVQHPGIVAADVAGIVFICCYIPPSVGLPDFERQMDRLEVLARGHPHVVLAGDFNAWHGAWGSERANLKGEALLQTATSIGLEVLNRGTEPTFLGNGVARPSRVDVAFASPSLCRSDGVAEVISSWRTLDRYSYSDHRYIRFAVGQQPRAGQRPGRGIQRLEGVGVREAGVRWRTRQFCPRTFEMALEATRFADRVTDAASLGMVLAEACDATMARIGHSQQRKSANVYWWTPAIEELTERCRLARERQSTALDETSVELASQEHQEARAALRTAIKASKAQQFDEWLQALAADETGQWFRQVLLRFRGSWTARERDPAVLQRIVEELFPEHPPVEWPDVAPSEGDTPVRPISCAELQAIASELHPRKAPGLDGVPNAAVTVAIRKHPESFVGVFQSCLDTGVIPREWKRQKLVLLPKPGKPPGEASSCRPICLIDNPAKVFERTALDRLNEHLEDPESPQLAENQFGFRRQRSTLQAIQLVVEAGERAMSFGRTNQRDRRCLLVVALDVKNAFNTASWQAIAMALREKGVPAQLQLLLRDYFTDRELVYDTHDGPVSRRVTAGVPQGSILGPTLWNVMYDGVLRIQLPEGATIVGFADDIAILAEGRTPEESATVAETAIEAVMGWLEARHLSLAPHKTEAVLISSLRRGRLEVPVRVGEVTCTTGRSMRYLGVQLHEKLSWKPHVEAAADKALRAVAVVTSVMRNHSGPQVAKRRLLAGVAESVIRYASPIWAKATDMQWCRRRLAQVQKPLARGVSSSFRSVSYEVSVVMAGLVPYRLIIQEDARCHSRLSAEPGISRKEARAMERAATMIEWQNAWDRAAATPSASRYQTWAHSLIPDLHRWTGRKHGKVDFHLSQVLSGHGFFREYRESTDRETERHSTIRLLLEQLSAECQRITSVKGDSAMIAGEMSERVLAVYNGEKRKQDKTAQQTHNKRFTHSNRPYRPKAAESPSTSKPSKSCWLCGDMHWVRECTYSSHKCLDCGKYDHREGYCNAANRKKRSNFRRRNCNTRVVTANVRSIRERRRFVAITLNGTAVRLQLDTASDISVIDRRTWRKIGSPPLAPSSVTAKTASGAKLVLEGEFSCAVSVGNLTKEATLSVCGAANLLLLGADLLDIFSLWSKPMDAFCNHVEAAGQQSFQRIFPKVFSGTGLCTKASITFSLHHNVRPVFRPSRPVAYAMEEIVSRELDRLEELNVITPVTTAEWAAPVVVVRKANGMVRICGDYSTGLNAPLHPHEYPLPVPEDIFARLANCKVFSKIGLSDAFLQVEIDSNYRQFLTINTHRGLYTYNRLPPGIKIAPTAFQQLMDGMLSGIRGVSVYLDDIIIGGPSESEHDAAVIEVLTRIQNYGFTLRAEKCSFRVNQIKYLGLIVDSRGIRPDPKKVEAIRKLPEPTNITERRRMNTEETDSKQRRLSLGRSNTGGVINSQNGGIIHSQARTLADQRVLGSMHRSDAATPLQTGVQPPSHLGSTPLFHPDSAMLQTLQILQQQIAQQQQQMAQQQQSINQILCRGVTNQSAVAFLPEQLIDSLARSITDFRYDEECGVTFRAWYTRYEELFIKERLDDAARVKLLLRKLGPIELERYSSFLLPQRAGNFTFSDTVRKLTSLLDIRESLLSIRFKCLQISKQHSEDHLNYACRLNKACVDFELSKLTEEEFKCLLFVCGFKSEYDVEFRTRLLARIEDKALSTL; this comes from the exons ATGGATAGGGCTCTGAGGGGACGTACTCCCTCGGTGGACGAGCCGAGTGCTGCCACCAAAGGAAAATCAGGAGTGAGCTCGAGCAAGAGGCTCACTGTCCCGTTGACGCCTGTGATGGAGGGAGTTGCTGTGAGTGGGGCCACTAGCTCCAGCAAATACGCGGCCAAGTTGGTGACTGGCTGTGGAGGTTccccgtcgagcgaggtgcgacgcatgaTAAGTGAGGCGAAACTGGACAACGAGACGCTCCTGACGGTTgtcaaaaagctggaggagcaggtgtcACTCCTGCGTGTACAGCTGGAAACGGCGGCCGAGCAGGCTCGTCAGGACCTGCGTGAGGCGCGTCTTGAGGCGCGACaacgggaggagcggctgatCGCCGATAACCTGCAGCTGCGGGAagagctgcgaaaggagcgggAACTGCTCACGACGCTGGTGGCGCAGTCCATCGGCCATAACCAGCCtttt gtgctccaaatcaacatcggcaagagcaggagcgcccaagatcttgcgctccagcgtatgagggaggaaggagcagacgttatgctcgtgacggagctatacgcagtgccggccaacaacggcaattgggcgtctgatgagcaactcaaggccgcgattgtcaccagcggccaacggttccccatccagcgggtgaggagtgtacagcatccaggcatagtggcagcagatgtagcaggtatagtctttatctgctgctacattccgccatctgtcgggctcccggacttcgagcggcagatggaccggctggaggttctggcgagaggtcacccccacgtcgtcctggccggtgacttcaacgcgtggcacggggcctgggggagcgagcgtgccaaccttaagggtgaggcgctcctccagacggcaacgagcatcgggttggaggtgctcaaccgcggaacggagccgactttcctgggaaacggtgtggcccggcccagcagggtggacgtcgccttcgcgagtccatcgctctgccgatcggatggagtagcggaggtcatcagctcctggaggacgctagaccgctactcttatagcgaccaccgctatatccggtttgcggtcgggcaacagcctcgtgctggccagcggcccggacggggcatccagcggctggaaggcgtcggagtacgggaggcgggtgttcgctggcgaactcgccagttttgcccccgtactttcgaaatggcactcgaggcgacccgttttgccgatcgggtgaccgatgcggcaagcctggggatggtgctcgcagaggcctgcgatgccaccatggcaaggatcggccactctcagcagagaaagagcgcgaatgtgtactggtggactccggccattgaggagctgaccgagcgctgccggttggcccgggaaaggcagagcacggccttggacgagacatctgtcgagttggcatcgcaggagcaccaggaggcgcgtgctgccttaaggacggcaattaaggccagcaaagCGCAGCAGTTCGacgagtggctgcaggccctagccgcggacgagacgggacagtggttccggcaggtccttctgcggtttcggggcagctggacggcgcgtgaacgtgACCCAGCGGtgctgcagcggatcgtcgaggagctgtttccggagcatcccccggtcgagtggccggacgtcgcgccttcggaaggggacactccggtccgtccgatcagctgcgcggagctccaggcgatagcgagcgagctgcatccgcggaaagcgcctggcctggatggagtgccaaatgctgcggtgacggttgccatccgcaagcatccagagtccttcgtcggggtcttccagagctgcctggacacgggcgtcattccacgcgagtggaagaggcaaaagctggtgctgttgcctaaaccaggtaagccaccgggcgaagcgtcgtcctgtcgcccgatctgcctgatcgacaacccagcgaaggtgttcgagcggacggcactcgacaggcttaatgagcacctcgaggatccggagtcgcctcagctagcggagaaccagttcggattccggagacagcgaagcaccctgcaggcgatccagctggtggtggaggcaggcgagcgcgcgatgtccttcggcaggacgaaccagcgggacaggcgctgcctgctggtcgtggcgttggatgttaagaacgccttcaacactgccagctggcaggcgatagcgatggccctgcgcgagaaaggggtcccagcgcagctgcaactccttctccgcgactactttaccgacagggagctggtgtacgacacccatgacggcccggtgtcacgtcgggtaacggcaggcgttccacaggggtcaatccttggcccgactctgtggaacgtcatgtacgacggcgttctgcgaatccagctccctgaaggggccaccatcgtcggttttgctgacgacatcgccatcctggccgagggccgcacaccggaggagtcggcgacggttgccgagacagcgattgaggcggtgatggggtggcttgaggcacgtcatctcagtctcgccccccacaagaccgaggcggtgctcatttcgagtctgagacgaggacgactggaggttccggtacgcgtcggtgaagtgacctgcaccactgggagatcgatgcgctatctgggggtccagcttcatgagaagctatcgtggaaaccgcacgtggaagcggccgcggacaaggccctccgtgcggtggcggtcgtcacctcggtgatgcgaaaccacagcggcccgcaggtggccaagcggcgattgctggcaggagttgcggagtctgtcattcggtacgcctcgcccatctgggctaaggcgaccgatatgcagtggtgccgcagacgactggcccaggtgcagaagccgctggcacgcggggtgtcgagctcgtttcgctcggtgtcctatgaggtgtcggtggtgatggccggtcttgtaccctaccgtctaattatccaagaggacgcaaggtgccacagcaggctgtcggctgaacctggcatcagcaggaaggaggctcgagcaatggagcgagcggccacgatgatagagtggcagaacgcgtgggaccgtgcggcggcaacaccatcggccagccgctatcagacgtgggcacacagcctgattcccgacctgcaccggtggacgggacgtaagcacgggaaggtggacttccacctttcgcaggtgctctccggacatggatttttccgagaGTACCGAGAGAGCACGGATAGAGAAACAGAACGACACAGTACTATCCGCCTACTACTAGAGCAACTATCCGCCGAGTGCCAGCGCATTACAAGTGTAAAAGGAGACAGTGCAATGATAGCCGGAGAGATGAGTGAGCGTGTCCTCGCAGTGTACAACGGAGAGAAGAGAAAGCAGGATAAAACAGCccagcaaacacacaacaagcgGTTCACGCATAGTAATCGTCCGTATCGCCCAAAGGCGGCTGAAAGTCCGTCAACGAGCAAGCCATCGAAATCCTGTTGGTTGTGTGGCGATATGCATTGGGTGCGTGAGTGCACCTATAGTTCGCACAAATGTCTCGATTGTGGGAAATATGATCATAGAGAGGGATATTGCAACGCAGCGAACAGGAAGAAGCGGTCTAATTTTCGACGACGAAACTGCAACACACGTGTGGTAACGGCCAACGTACGGAGCATAAGGGAGCGTCGCAGATTCGTGGCCATCACTCTCAATGGAACAGCTGTACGCTTGCAGCTAGACACCGCTTCGGACATCAGTGTAATTGACCGCCGCACTTGGAGGAAAATAGGCAGCCCGCCGTTAGCACCGTCATCAGTCACAGCTAAAACCGCATCGGGAGCCAAACTAGTGTTGGAAGGTGAATTTAGCTGTGCTGTTAGTGTTGGTAACCTGACGAAGGAGGCAACACTAAGCGTTTGCGGAGCAGCAAATCTACTACTACTAGGTGCCGATTTACTGGATATTTTCTCGCTCTGGTCGAAACCGATGGATGCTTTCTGCAACCACGTAGAAGCAGCAGGACAGCAATCGTTCCAGCGGATATTTCCGAAAGTGTTCTCGGGAACAGGACTCTGCACAAAGGCGAGTATAACATTTTCGTTACATCATAATGTTCGTCCTGTTTTTAGACCCAGCCGTCCAGTAGCCTACGCGATGGAGGAAATTGTAAGTCGCGAGCTCGACCGTCTTGAGGAGTTGAACGTCATTACTCCAGTCACTACCGCGGAATGGGCTGCTCCTGTAGTCGTCGTGCGCAAAGCCAACGGTATGGTCCGTATTTGCGGTGACTATTCAACGGGATTAAACGCCCCACTACATCCCCACGAGTACCCGTTACCCGTACCTGAAGACATATTTGCTCGGCTAGCAAATTGCAAGGTCTTTAGCAAGATAGGCCTTTCTGATGCATTCCTGCAAGTGGAGATTGATTCGAATTACCGCCAGTTCCTTACAATTAATACGCATCGTGGCCTCTATACGTACAACCGGCTTCCACCCGGCATCAAAATTGCACCGACAGCTTTTCAGCAATTGATGGACGGGATGCTATCCGGCATCCGGGGAGTTTCGGTCTACCTGGATGACATCATCATCGGAGGTCCTTCCGAGTCTGAGCACGATGCAGCCGTTATTGAAGTTTTAACCCGGATCCAGAACTATGGCTTCACATTGCGAGCGGAAAAATGTTCCTTCAGGGtgaatcaaattaaatatttgggCCTTATCGTTGACAGCCGTGGAATACGCCCTGACCCGAAAAAGGTTGAAGCTATACGCAAGCTTCCCGAGCCGACCAACATCACAGAG CGACGAAGGATGAATACCGAGGAGACGGATTCAAAGCAAAGACGGTTATCGTTGGGCCGTTCTAACACCGGCGGAGTGATAAACTCGCAGAATGGAGGAATAATTCATTCGCAAGCGCGTACGTTAGCCGATCAGCGCGTTCTTGGGAGTATGCACCGAAGCGACGCTGCTACACCGTTGCAGACGGGTGTTCAGCCGCCATCGCACTTGGGCTCAACGCCGCTGTTTCATCCTGATAGCGCCATGCTGCAAACGCTACAGATTCTACAGCAGCAGATagcccagcaacagcagcagatggctcaacagcagcaaagtATCAACCAGATACTGTGCCGGGGTGTGACAAATCAAAGTGCGGTTGCGTTTCTGCCGGAACAGTTAATTGACTCACTAGCTAGAAGCATCACTGACTTCCGTTATGATGAAGAATGTGGTGTTACGTTCCGTGCGTGGTATACGAGATACGAGGAGTTATTTATAAAGGAGCGTTTAGATGATGCGGCTAGAGTTAAGTTGTTACTGCGGAAGCTCGGTCCGATCGAGCTCGAAAGATATTCCTCGTTTTTATTACCGCAGCGTGCGGGAAATTTTACTTTTTCGGATACCGTTCGAAAACTAACCAGTCTGTTGGATATACGAGAGTCTTTGCTTAGCATACGTTTTAAGTGTTTGCAAATCTCTAAACAGCATAGCGAAGATCACTTAAACTATGCCTGTCGATTGAACAAAGCTTGCGTGGATTTTGAGCTGAGCAAGCTTACGGAAGAGGAATTTAAGTGTCTATTGTTTGTCTGTGGTTTTAAGTCGGAGTATGATGTTGAATTCCGTACAAGGCTTTTGGCGCGTATTGAGGATAAGGCTTTAAGCACGCTTTAG